The nucleotide sequence CACGTTTGGCGAGGCCTTCGCCAAGGCGCAAATCAGCGCGGGCACACGCCTGCCGCTGAAGGGCCGGGCCTTCCTTAGTGTGCGCGACAAGGACAAGCCCAAGGCGCTGATGGTCGCCCGCAAGCTGGCCGAGAGCGGGTTCGATCTGGTAGCCACGCGCGGCACCGCGCAGATGCTGACCGCGGCGGGCCTGACGGTAAAGACGGTCTATAAAGTGCTGGAGGGCCGCCCGAATATTGTGGATATGATCAAGGGTGGGGAGATACAACTCCTAATCAATACCCCGATCGGCGCCAAGTCGTTCTTCGATGAGAAGGCCATCAGGCGCGCAGCGGTGCAGCACAGAATCCCCTGCATCACCACGGTAGCCGGCGCTCTGGCTGCGGTGGATGGCATCGCATCGCTCCAATCGCAACCGATCCGCGTGCTGGCTTTGCAACAGATGCACGAAGCAATTGCCGGGAAAAGCTAATCCTGAATTTATCCTGAGTCATCTTGAGGCTGAGCGCTGGCGTGGACATGGACCGTACCTGCATACTGCTAAATGCACTGCCGCACACCTCGCGCCTATTCCGTAATTACGTCGGCGGCGCCGCCGAATCGCCTTCCATTTTCCCGCACCATTTTCGATCATCTGATAGTTTTCGCAAGGTGGCTGGCCATATCCAATATCCAGACACGCTGCGGAAATCCGTCCTGGAAGTTCTTACGGAGCAAAACCAGCGCTGGGGTTTGTCGCCCGCGGGAGAAAAGAATCTCTCGCGCTTTGCAAAGCCCGGATGCTGCGCTGTGGTTACGGGGCAGCAAGTCGGTTTATTCACGGGACCCGCGTTTGCAATCTATAAGGCGCTGACGGCGGTGAAGCTGGCGCGGCATTTAAGCGAGCAGGGCATTGAATCCGTCCCCATTTTCTGGCTCGCCACCGAGGATCATGATCTTGCCGAGGTAAACCACTGCTCGATACAGGATCGCGACTGGAAACCACAAGCCATCGCCTATCCAGGACGGCCCGAGGTGGAAGGTTCCCCCGCCGGCACGCTGCCGCTTTCGGATGCGGTGAACGCCAGTCTGGAATCACTCGCGTCTCTGCTACCCGATTCCTCAGCGGCCAACGATGTGCTCGGGTGGCTATCGGAGGGCTACCGTCCCGGTGAAACATTGGGCGGCGCCTTTGGCAGGTCCATCGCGCGGCTGCTCGCGAAGTATGGAGTGTTAGCCATCGACCCGCTCGACAGTCGAGTGCATGGGCTGACCGCCAGTCTTTTTGAAACCGTCGTGGAAAAGACTCCGGCACTGCGCGATACTCTACACGCGCGCAATCAGCAACTGATTACTCAAGGTCTTCATGCTCAGGTTCGGGTCGGCGAAACCTCCACGCTATTGTTCGTCTATGAAGCTGGAAAGCGGTCCGTGCTGCAGTTCCAGAATGGCGAATTTATTTCCTCGACCGGCAAGAAATATTCTTCAGCCGAGCTTTTTAATCTCGCGAAGAAGCATCCCGAGCAATTATCGCCAACCGCACTGCTCCGGCCCGTCATGCAGGATGCGTTGCTGCCGACAGTTGCCTATGTTGGGGGCCCCGCGGAAATTGCCTATCTTGCCCAGTCCGTTCCACTCTACGAGCAACTGCTGGGACGCATGCCGGTGGTGGTCCCCAGAGCCAG is from Acidobacteriota bacterium and encodes:
- the bshC gene encoding bacillithiol biosynthesis cysteine-adding enzyme BshC, with product MRLSAGVDMDRTCILLNALPHTSRLFRNYVGGAAESPSIFPHHFRSSDSFRKVAGHIQYPDTLRKSVLEVLTEQNQRWGLSPAGEKNLSRFAKPGCCAVVTGQQVGLFTGPAFAIYKALTAVKLARHLSEQGIESVPIFWLATEDHDLAEVNHCSIQDRDWKPQAIAYPGRPEVEGSPAGTLPLSDAVNASLESLASLLPDSSAANDVLGWLSEGYRPGETLGGAFGRSIARLLAKYGVLAIDPLDSRVHGLTASLFETVVEKTPALRDTLHARNQQLITQGLHAQVRVGETSTLLFVYEAGKRSVLQFQNGEFISSTGKKYSSAELFNLAKKHPEQLSPTALLRPVMQDALLPTVAYVGGPAEIAYLAQSVPLYEQLLGRMPVVVPRASVTVVDSPIQRVLGKYSLGIADVFAGRQQLREKMAAKFFSEDLTVRFATAAEGVHQQMEAIQQALQQLDPTLVDAARNGTQKMLYQLTSLERKAAASVQRKSDQVERDATRIENALYPDKSMQERVYCGASILARFGMNVIDEMYDNLDPLPVNHQIISPA